In Paenibacillus durus, the DNA window TAGATGCTTTTGGCAAGAACTATATTTATCCTTCACCGGCTGCAGAAGTGGAGGTTGAGATAAGGGGCTTCTCCCGCTGCAAAAGCGGAGAGGGCCCTTTTTGATCTCGAAAGCTCCCAATCATTATACATTTTCCAGTATAAAAAAGAAAACTCCCTCATACAAGGGAGTTTCGCATAGCGGTTCTTGCGACATTATGGGGCAAAGACCAGATCGTATACATGCTTCCACGTGCTCCAGTGAAACACATCGCTAAGCTCCTTTTTGCCGAGGACAACATAACCGGCTGCCAAGCCGCCGCCAAGGGCAAGCAGCAGCAGCAAAGGAATCAGAAACCACCTAACTACCGTCCATTTCGATCGCTTGCGCTTTATCGGCACGTTATCTTCTGTCTGTTGTTCTTGTTTCAAACGATCTTCTTTGTGACGGCTCATCGCTTCACCTACCCGCGCATGTTATTTGCCAGCCCAAGCATTTGATCGCTGGAGGAAAAAGCCCGGGCGACAAGCTGATACGTCCGCTGAATCTGCATCATATCCGTCATTTCCTTGTTCAGATCGACATTGGACTGCTCAAGCCAGCCGGAGCGCACCGCCACTTCGCGGCTCTCACCAGCCGTCCGCTGCACGAAGGCCTGTTCAGCCGTCACTCCGTCCTTAAGAACAAATCTTCCGCCATCCACTGCCTGAAGCACCTCGCTGTTCTTCGGTTCCACAAGCATCAGCCGGCCTGCTTCGGTTACCGGCCCGTTCTCACTTTCCTTCATCAATACCACGCCTGCCTCGTTAAATGCCACGCTTACACCCGAGCGAACCGTCAGCGGCTTGCCCTGCGCGTTCAGCACCGGATGGTTCTCATTGTCCACCAAAATCATATTACCTTGATTGGCTGCATCAGGCGTAAAATGGAAATCGCCCTGACGCGTATAGGAAGTAACGCCGTTAACCTGTACAGCGAACAACCCGCTGCCCTGCAGTGCCAAATCGCTGGCATTGTCGGTCTCCTTAAGCGCTCCCTGTTCCCAACTGGTGGTAACCTGGGGAATCCGCATGCCGAAGCCGATATCAAAGCCCAAAGGCATGCTGCGCCCCTCAAGCTTATATTCCTGCGATTGCTGCTGTACCCGGGTCAGCACGTCTTCAAAGGCCCCGTCTTTGCTCTTGTAGCCTGCCGTATTGATATTGGCAATATTATCGGCGATAAGATCAAGACGCTGCTGGAGACTGGTCATCGAGACGGCCGCGCCGATTGTCGAATTGTTCATCGGTCACTCCTCCTATACTCTGCCGACATCATTTACAGCCTTTTGCAAGCTGCTGTCGTAGAACTGGATCACTTTCTGGTTCGCTTCATACGCCCGGTAAGCCGCGTTCAAATCAACGGTAACCTGCGTCACATCCACATTGGAGCCTTCGATATATCCCTGGCGGACCTGCATATTATCTCCCGCAGCCGCATACCGGATTCCCGCCGCCTGTGCATCTTCTGCGTGAAATACACCGTTGCCATCGCGCACCAGATTCTCCGGCCTGGTTACAATGCTGA includes these proteins:
- a CDS encoding flagellar hook-basal body protein; amino-acid sequence: MNNSTIGAAVSMTSLQQRLDLIADNIANINTAGYKSKDGAFEDVLTRVQQQSQEYKLEGRSMPLGFDIGFGMRIPQVTTSWEQGALKETDNASDLALQGSGLFAVQVNGVTSYTRQGDFHFTPDAANQGNMILVDNENHPVLNAQGKPLTVRSGVSVAFNEAGVVLMKESENGPVTEAGRLMLVEPKNSEVLQAVDGGRFVLKDGVTAEQAFVQRTAGESREVAVRSGWLEQSNVDLNKEMTDMMQIQRTYQLVARAFSSSDQMLGLANNMRG
- a CDS encoding DNA-directed RNA polymerase subunit beta, with the protein product MSRHKEDRLKQEQQTEDNVPIKRKRSKWTVVRWFLIPLLLLLALGGGLAAGYVVLGKKELSDVFHWSTWKHVYDLVFAP